Proteins co-encoded in one Listeria ivanovii subsp. ivanovii genomic window:
- the lexA gene encoding transcriptional repressor LexA, translating to MKISKRQQDIYEFIKSEVKEKGYPPSVREIGEAVGLASSSTVHGHLARLEGKGLIRRDPTKPRAIEILSLEDEAETPNVVNIPIIGKVTAGMPITAIENIEEYFPLPEYMAAGETNVFMLEIDGESMINAGILDGDKVIVRQQSSAINGEIVVAMTDENEATCKRFYKEANHFRLQPENDALEPIILNNVTILGKVIGLYRDIR from the coding sequence ATGAAAATATCTAAACGTCAACAAGATATATATGAATTTATAAAGTCAGAAGTAAAAGAAAAAGGTTATCCACCTTCCGTACGTGAAATTGGGGAAGCTGTTGGGCTTGCATCGAGTTCCACCGTTCACGGGCATCTTGCTCGACTCGAAGGAAAAGGTTTAATTAGACGTGACCCTACTAAACCACGTGCGATTGAAATATTATCTTTAGAAGATGAAGCAGAGACACCTAATGTAGTTAATATCCCCATTATCGGAAAAGTAACAGCTGGTATGCCTATTACTGCAATCGAAAATATTGAAGAATATTTTCCTCTTCCTGAATATATGGCCGCTGGAGAAACCAATGTTTTCATGCTTGAAATTGACGGAGAAAGCATGATTAACGCAGGTATCCTTGATGGAGATAAAGTAATCGTTAGACAACAGAGTTCTGCTATAAACGGAGAAATTGTTGTAGCAATGACAGATGAAAATGAAGCAACTTGTAAAAGATTCTATAAAGAAGCGAATCATTTTAGATTACAACCAGAAAACGATGCCTTAGAACCCATCATTTTAAACAATGTTACTATTTTA
- the yneA gene encoding cell division suppressor protein YneA — translation MTLKLFWNKFYVSIIFVITCLVLGIVLMCTVVGNDSNYSEVNVDEGDSLWALADQYAGKSDMAKADFVSWVEKENNLTDGHVKAGESVVIPVHETKLLNSDTSIQLANQ, via the coding sequence ATGACTTTGAAATTATTTTGGAATAAATTTTATGTTTCTATTATATTTGTAATTACTTGTTTAGTTTTGGGAATTGTTTTGATGTGTACGGTTGTTGGGAACGATAGCAATTATTCAGAAGTGAATGTGGATGAGGGGGATTCTCTTTGGGCGCTTGCAGATCAATATGCAGGGAAGAGTGACATGGCAAAAGCAGATTTTGTGTCTTGGGTAGAAAAAGAAAATAATCTAACAGACGGCCATGTGAAAGCCGGAGAATCAGTTGTTATTCCAGTCCATGAAACCAAGCTATTAAATAGTGATACGAGCATTCAATTAGCAAATCAATGA
- a CDS encoding DUF896 domain-containing protein — translation MLEKAKIDRINELSKKKKAGTITAAEKVEQDKLRKEYIKSFRTHMKGTIENTTIIDPKGNDVTPHKVKQMRKNNN, via the coding sequence ATGTTAGAAAAAGCTAAAATAGACCGTATTAATGAACTTTCAAAAAAGAAAAAGGCGGGAACAATAACAGCTGCTGAAAAAGTAGAACAAGATAAGTTAAGAAAAGAATATATAAAATCTTTTCGTACACACATGAAAGGTACCATTGAAAATACAACAATCATTGATCCTAAGGGGAATGATGTGACGCCGCATAAAGTGAAACAAATGAGAAAGAATAATAACTAA